From a single Pirellulaceae bacterium genomic region:
- a CDS encoding serine/threonine protein kinase codes for MAKSRIGPFALEAPLAPPTKSGQWFRSIHVEQSKLAALRVFSIPLGMTPESRQLFADQIERLKGLRHPGIARCYGGGFDTRRAFLAYELIDGQSLEQLLCRRGRLSWEMAADFAAQIGQALEYAGQQGWTHGRLQPTKIMITGESHIKLLDWRRPEIATFLGSPPTLEQLQCTAPELLDGGQPTEKSDLYSQGAILYWMLTGAPPVVAEDSQQFLKQVGQATIPSVASQVLDCPIWLSAIVEQLLDKSPEQRPFSTTAFLMALQEAQRRQSEGVGVLQHATAGFSPLKLNVDRREAEKLLGIASDDQPAGARRSPLESPWLLLAGLLLAVSAVVWFLLPPSERSLYHSAQKLLASPEWIDWNQARDSYLSQLIQRYPDGQYRQWAEEKIDWVSAREAERRMERDERLGRQEDWTLAQVKYAEARRFERFGDYATAREKYQVLHKRFAGQADAHSMLLLAAEGLDRLDKSSNSQPLHELLTKKLQEADQAAADGRVTEARSTWQAIVGLYAGNQSLAQQVQQAQSRLDGLTSQR; via the coding sequence ATGGCTAAGTCGCGGATTGGACCGTTTGCACTGGAAGCACCGCTAGCTCCGCCGACCAAGTCGGGGCAGTGGTTTCGCAGCATTCATGTTGAGCAAAGCAAGCTCGCAGCGCTGCGTGTGTTTTCAATTCCACTGGGGATGACGCCCGAAAGTCGTCAACTATTCGCTGACCAAATTGAACGGCTCAAAGGGCTGCGGCACCCTGGTATCGCGCGGTGCTATGGCGGAGGGTTTGACACCCGTCGCGCGTTCTTGGCATATGAATTGATTGACGGCCAATCGCTAGAACAACTACTGTGTCGGCGCGGGCGATTGTCTTGGGAAATGGCGGCCGACTTCGCCGCTCAAATTGGTCAAGCTCTGGAATACGCTGGCCAACAAGGTTGGACGCATGGTCGATTACAACCCACCAAAATCATGATCACGGGCGAATCGCATATTAAGCTGCTCGATTGGCGACGTCCAGAGATCGCGACCTTCTTGGGATCGCCGCCCACGCTGGAGCAACTGCAGTGTACGGCCCCAGAACTGCTCGATGGTGGTCAACCGACTGAGAAGAGCGATTTATATTCGCAGGGTGCCATCCTGTATTGGATGCTCACCGGCGCTCCACCAGTTGTCGCCGAAGATTCACAACAATTCTTGAAACAGGTCGGTCAAGCAACAATTCCCAGCGTCGCTTCGCAGGTCCTGGATTGTCCGATTTGGTTGAGTGCGATTGTGGAGCAGTTGTTGGACAAATCGCCCGAGCAGCGTCCGTTCAGCACCACCGCATTTCTCATGGCACTTCAGGAGGCTCAGCGGCGTCAGAGCGAAGGTGTTGGAGTGTTGCAGCACGCTACGGCCGGATTTAGTCCGTTGAAGCTGAACGTCGATCGGCGCGAAGCGGAAAAGTTGTTGGGAATCGCCAGTGATGATCAGCCAGCCGGTGCACGCCGATCGCCATTGGAAAGCCCATGGTTGCTGTTGGCGGGATTGTTATTGGCGGTGTCCGCAGTCGTGTGGTTTTTGTTACCGCCCAGCGAGCGCTCGTTGTACCACAGCGCGCAGAAACTATTGGCCAGCCCGGAGTGGATCGACTGGAATCAGGCGCGTGATAGTTATCTTTCGCAATTGATCCAGCGCTATCCGGATGGCCAGTACCGACAATGGGCCGAAGAGAAGATCGACTGGGTCAGCGCCCGAGAAGCCGAGCGACGCATGGAGCGTGACGAGCGGCTGGGACGTCAGGAGGATTGGACGCTAGCACAAGTAAAATATGCTGAAGCGCGCAGGTTCGAGCGTTTTGGCGATTACGCGACGGCTCGCGAGAAGTATCAGGTGCTTCACAAGCGGTTTGCCGGTCAGGCCGATGCGCACTCGATGCTGCTGTTAGCCGCTGAGGGCTTAGACAGATTGGACAAATCATCTAACAGCCAGCCCTTGCATGAGTTACTCACAAAGAAGCTGCAGGAAGCCGATCAGGCCGCAGCCGATGGTCGCGTCACAGAAGCCAGGTCCACTTGGCAGGCAATTGTCGGGCTGTACGCTGGAAACCAGTCGCTGGCCCAGCAGGTTCAGCAAGCACAATCGCGGCTCGACGGCTTAACCTCTCAGAGATAG
- a CDS encoding alpha/beta fold hydrolase, with protein MAWRGWTIYLLMGLLVTASGCASQRYLVRRDMPVNPLANQLRIASRTGPQVTNRTALVLRRYALDDLYQSRPAECLLAMQKLVQTESDGELVYGISEVAYVEAKRLERQHKPAEALDMYGVAVSNAYMYLFSMEFDRIRNPYDPVFRGACDLYNQSLECSLRLVNAKGQLQPGTSYEVISGDKQYYVQTLMKGGWQTADFDRFEFVSDYRLEGLTSSGMTYGLGVPLIAVRKPGPTEDPREAYYPRGLSFPVTALLRVVPTVPDQSNPHRRHECVLELHDPLISSDISLANRLVPLQSDLSTALAYFLDNPEFQEKNKATYGLVNPHKADKYRGIVMLEPFDPQRIPVLMVHGLWSSPITWMPMFNDLRSFPELRRNYQFWFYHYPTGQPFWMSATQMRRELDMLREQLDPDRQYEALNQMVLVGHSMGGLVSRMQTIDSRDDFWNILSDKPFDQVQGAPEDIQLLKTAAFFKPSPDIRRVITIGTPHHGSDYANDVTRWVSRQIIRLPSRMVSTGQKLITLNPDVFQNADLLTNSTSIDSLSPDSPVFPAMIRAPRAPWVTYHNIVGMVPTGRWPKEVKTIGDGIVEYASAHMDDVASEITVAAEHQDIHRNPRSILEVRRILQLHLKSVQDEYRVAQRLAQLQQPIAFQPVAAPLASHNVQSPDASAGHEGNGLALDQNLNSATADFEADVQPSPPGTNGARLE; from the coding sequence ATGGCCTGGCGAGGCTGGACAATCTATCTGCTGATGGGGCTACTGGTAACGGCCAGTGGTTGCGCCAGCCAGCGTTATTTGGTGCGGCGCGACATGCCGGTCAATCCGCTGGCCAACCAACTGCGCATCGCCAGTCGTACTGGGCCACAGGTTACCAATCGTACAGCGCTGGTCCTGCGGCGGTATGCGCTGGACGACTTATATCAATCGCGACCAGCCGAATGCCTGCTGGCGATGCAGAAGCTGGTGCAGACCGAGTCCGATGGCGAACTGGTGTATGGCATCAGCGAGGTGGCCTATGTGGAAGCCAAACGACTGGAGCGTCAACATAAGCCCGCCGAAGCGTTGGACATGTATGGCGTGGCGGTTAGTAACGCTTACATGTACCTGTTCTCCATGGAGTTCGATCGGATTCGCAATCCCTATGATCCCGTGTTTCGCGGTGCCTGCGATTTGTACAACCAGTCGCTAGAGTGTTCGCTGCGTTTGGTAAACGCCAAGGGGCAGCTTCAGCCCGGCACCAGCTATGAGGTTATCTCTGGTGACAAGCAGTACTACGTGCAGACGCTCATGAAGGGTGGCTGGCAAACGGCAGACTTCGATCGCTTTGAATTCGTCAGCGATTACCGCTTGGAAGGATTGACCTCGTCGGGCATGACCTACGGATTGGGCGTGCCGTTAATTGCCGTTCGCAAACCAGGGCCAACCGAAGATCCGCGCGAGGCCTACTATCCGCGCGGACTCAGCTTTCCGGTGACCGCTTTGCTGCGCGTGGTGCCGACAGTACCGGACCAGTCCAATCCGCATCGTCGCCACGAGTGTGTCCTGGAGCTACACGATCCGCTAATTTCGTCGGATATCAGTTTGGCCAATCGCCTGGTGCCTTTGCAGTCCGACTTGAGTACAGCCCTGGCGTATTTCCTGGACAACCCCGAATTCCAGGAGAAGAACAAGGCTACCTACGGACTGGTCAATCCGCACAAAGCCGACAAGTATCGCGGCATTGTCATGCTGGAGCCGTTCGATCCACAGCGGATTCCGGTGCTGATGGTGCACGGACTGTGGTCTAGTCCCATTACCTGGATGCCGATGTTCAACGACTTGCGGAGCTTTCCCGAGCTGCGTCGCAACTATCAATTCTGGTTTTACCACTATCCGACCGGGCAGCCGTTTTGGATGAGCGCCACGCAAATGCGCCGGGAACTTGACATGTTGCGTGAGCAATTGGATCCCGATCGTCAGTATGAGGCGCTCAATCAAATGGTATTAGTTGGCCACAGCATGGGCGGGCTGGTAAGCCGCATGCAAACCATCGACAGCCGCGATGACTTTTGGAATATCTTGAGCGACAAGCCGTTCGATCAAGTCCAAGGAGCACCGGAAGATATTCAGCTCCTGAAGACCGCCGCATTTTTCAAACCTTCGCCTGACATTCGTCGAGTGATTACGATTGGCACGCCGCATCATGGCAGCGATTATGCCAACGATGTCACGCGCTGGGTCAGTCGCCAGATTATCCGCTTGCCATCGCGGATGGTGTCCACGGGACAGAAGTTAATCACGCTCAACCCTGATGTGTTTCAGAATGCAGACCTGCTGACCAACAGCACCAGCATCGACTCTCTTAGTCCTGACTCGCCGGTCTTCCCAGCCATGATTCGGGCGCCGCGTGCCCCCTGGGTGACCTATCACAATATTGTGGGTATGGTGCCTACCGGTCGCTGGCCCAAGGAGGTTAAGACCATTGGCGATGGCATCGTTGAATATGCCAGCGCCCACATGGACGATGTAGCCAGTGAGATCACCGTCGCTGCCGAGCATCAAGACATTCATCGCAATCCGCGTAGCATTTTGGAAGTCCGTCGCATCTTGCAGTTACATCTGAAATCCGTTCAAGATGAATATCGAGTCGCTCAGAGGTTGGCGCAACTGCAGCAACCAATCGCCTTTCAGCCGGTGGCCGCTCCACTGGCCAGCCACAACGTGCAGTCGCCAGATGCCAGCGCCGGACACGAGGGAAATGGTTTAGCGCTTGACCAAAACTTAAACTCGGCCACTGCGGATTTCGAGGCGGACGTGCAGCCCAGTCCCCCAGGCACCAACGGTGCGCGCTTAGAATAA
- the yajC gene encoding preprotein translocase subunit YajC, translated as MIELSNWTTVTVGGLLAQISETGTANESGGAAEGGQAGGFLEQFIGNPINLVLFSVILFMLLVVRPQRKEMRKMQQLLAGLKKNDRVVTSGGIHGVVVQAASGESTVVIRIDENSGARMTVNRESIAKVLGSDAGESTK; from the coding sequence ATGATCGAACTCTCAAATTGGACGACCGTAACGGTCGGAGGTCTGTTGGCGCAGATTTCCGAGACGGGTACGGCCAACGAAAGTGGTGGAGCCGCAGAAGGCGGTCAGGCTGGCGGTTTTTTGGAGCAGTTTATTGGCAATCCAATTAACTTGGTGCTGTTCAGTGTGATCCTATTCATGCTGCTGGTAGTTCGCCCGCAGCGCAAGGAGATGCGCAAGATGCAGCAGTTGCTTGCGGGTCTGAAAAAAAACGATCGCGTGGTGACCAGCGGTGGCATCCATGGCGTGGTGGTTCAAGCCGCGTCGGGCGAGTCAACAGTTGTCATTCGCATCGACGAAAACTCTGGCGCCAGAATGACGGTCAATCGCGAGTCGATCGCCAAAGTGCTGGGCAGTGATGCAGGCGAGTCCACAAAATAG
- the secF gene encoding protein translocase subunit SecF yields the protein MVSMFTATFCSRILFEIAERLKFVNLRMMDGVGFLKRILLGQGDLNFMSMSKLCLGVSVALTAVGLTAALIRGKGLLNIDFVGGTTVTIQLEQPVALEDMRRITQQILVDDQGKPIESTLVRVEKEPQNTVYTLVTSLNDENQLAERLHLGLAKNDVANLVTYKAKVTRLDASGNSHWQPPQRSVRLVSMRAEDGQDTTPAATDVSSSDGVAVVEVAPASTAVVDSQPTSEATSDGQSTGGSEATVTDAATATDAPAVEPEVRVSSKFRLELSGAVEKDSQGNDRNIARRNPTKLKQELVEAAQAVHVDLNPAFIRMSPNPRPAKWREDQNESFSTWDVELPVAEEAGAQIMQHVAEQIQSTPLWLSLSQIGGRVAGEMQQRALAALLVSLLFIVAYIWFRFQRISYGLAAVVALVHDVLITLGLIALCHWLARPLGFLMIEEFKIGLTEIAAFLTIIGYSLNDTIVIFDRVREIRGRSPRLTTEMLNTAVNQTLSRTLLTSSTTLLTVLLLYIFGGEGIHAFSFALLIGILVGTYSSIYIAAPVLLWLSEREAAAAIK from the coding sequence ATGGTCAGCATGTTCACCGCCACGTTTTGCTCACGAATCCTGTTTGAAATCGCTGAGCGACTAAAGTTTGTCAACTTGAGAATGATGGACGGCGTCGGATTTCTGAAGCGAATTCTGCTGGGACAAGGTGATTTGAACTTTATGTCGATGAGCAAGCTGTGCTTAGGAGTTTCCGTTGCATTGACTGCGGTGGGACTGACCGCAGCGTTGATACGCGGCAAGGGACTGCTAAACATCGACTTCGTTGGCGGCACAACAGTGACTATTCAGCTTGAGCAGCCGGTAGCCCTGGAAGACATGCGCCGCATCACGCAACAAATCTTGGTTGACGATCAGGGCAAGCCCATCGAATCGACTCTGGTTCGAGTAGAGAAGGAACCTCAAAACACCGTTTATACGTTGGTCACATCGCTGAATGATGAAAATCAACTGGCCGAACGACTTCATTTGGGATTAGCCAAGAACGACGTAGCGAACTTGGTAACCTACAAGGCCAAAGTTACCAGACTAGATGCAAGTGGAAACAGCCACTGGCAGCCGCCCCAGCGCTCCGTTCGTCTGGTAAGTATGCGGGCTGAAGACGGCCAAGACACTACACCTGCTGCCACTGACGTTTCTAGCTCGGACGGTGTTGCCGTAGTAGAAGTTGCCCCTGCAAGCACTGCTGTCGTTGACAGCCAGCCGACCAGTGAGGCTACATCGGACGGCCAATCGACTGGCGGATCCGAGGCAACCGTCACTGACGCAGCGACTGCCACTGACGCACCGGCTGTCGAGCCAGAGGTCCGAGTCTCCAGCAAGTTCCGCTTGGAGCTTTCTGGGGCTGTCGAAAAGGACTCCCAAGGGAATGACCGCAACATCGCACGCCGGAATCCCACCAAACTCAAGCAAGAGTTGGTCGAAGCTGCACAAGCCGTCCACGTTGATCTCAACCCAGCCTTCATTCGCATGAGCCCCAACCCACGGCCTGCAAAATGGCGCGAGGACCAAAACGAATCGTTTTCGACGTGGGACGTTGAATTGCCGGTCGCCGAAGAAGCCGGCGCTCAAATCATGCAACACGTCGCTGAACAGATTCAGAGTACTCCGCTGTGGTTATCACTCAGTCAGATCGGCGGGCGTGTGGCTGGCGAAATGCAGCAACGCGCTTTGGCAGCCCTCCTGGTCAGCTTGCTGTTCATCGTGGCCTACATTTGGTTCCGATTCCAGCGGATTTCCTATGGTCTGGCCGCTGTGGTAGCATTGGTCCACGACGTCCTGATCACGCTGGGACTGATCGCTTTGTGCCACTGGCTGGCTCGTCCCTTGGGCTTTTTGATGATCGAGGAATTCAAAATCGGTCTCACCGAAATTGCGGCTTTTTTGACGATCATCGGCTACTCGCTGAACGACACCATCGTGATCTTTGACCGCGTGCGCGAAATTCGCGGTCGCAGCCCGCGATTGACTACGGAAATGCTCAACACGGCCGTCAACCAAACGCTCAGCCGCACGCTGCTGACCAGCAGCACCACGTTGTTGACCGTGCTCCTGTTGTATATTTTCGGTGGCGAAGGTATTCACGCCTTCTCATTTGCCTTGTTGATTGGCATTTTGGTTGGAACGTACAGCTCAATTTACATCGCAGCTCCCGTCTTACTGTGGCTCAGTGAACGCGAAGCAGCCGCCGCTATCAAGTAA
- a CDS encoding aldehyde dehydrogenase family protein, with protein MLHLPALRWGKPYHSLETQEVFHFDNGEPIAKISQVGGGVLQLDYRHASRARQALRALAPAELIERCKQAAQLFESAELPMGDGVQSVADFIHQQSASTGLPEHMCLANMKKNAFVLGNIDKILDALTRGLDLEILRRGYGQESRGVTVSYQVQSPVLGAVLPNNSPGVHTLWLPAVALQIGLLLKPGSQEPWTPYRMVAAMIQAGLPSEAFGLYPGGHDVGGTLLNRCARSMIFGSAETVKQYHGNPRVQPHGPGFSKILIGDDVVDQWERHLDLMVESVFSNSGRSCINCSSIWASRHTQAIAQALAERLGPVDVLPPQDPNSGLAAFTNPPMATGTWAMIQQDLAESGVKDLTAGFGPRLIEKERCAYLRPMVVLADKVDRGVVSKEYMFPFVSVVQCPQKDFVSKLGSTLVCTALTQDDQLIDQLTQSTDIDRLNVGPIPTNRLNWLQPHEGNLIDFLFRSRAYQIQPLG; from the coding sequence GTGCTGCATTTACCCGCTCTGCGGTGGGGCAAGCCCTACCATTCGCTAGAGACTCAAGAGGTCTTCCACTTCGACAACGGCGAGCCCATCGCCAAGATTTCGCAAGTTGGCGGAGGCGTATTGCAGTTGGACTATCGCCATGCATCGCGCGCTCGTCAAGCGCTGCGCGCCTTGGCGCCCGCCGAACTGATCGAGCGTTGCAAACAGGCTGCTCAACTGTTCGAGTCGGCGGAGCTGCCGATGGGCGATGGTGTTCAGTCGGTTGCCGATTTTATTCATCAGCAATCGGCCAGCACTGGTTTGCCAGAGCACATGTGTTTGGCCAACATGAAGAAGAACGCCTTTGTGCTGGGAAATATCGACAAGATTCTGGACGCACTGACTCGCGGACTGGACCTGGAGATTCTTCGTCGCGGCTACGGCCAAGAGAGTCGCGGGGTAACGGTCAGCTATCAAGTGCAGTCGCCGGTGTTAGGCGCGGTATTGCCCAATAATTCGCCGGGCGTGCATACGCTGTGGCTACCCGCCGTGGCGCTGCAGATCGGATTGCTGCTCAAGCCCGGTAGTCAAGAGCCGTGGACGCCCTATCGCATGGTGGCCGCCATGATCCAGGCTGGATTGCCCAGCGAAGCTTTTGGATTGTATCCCGGCGGTCACGACGTCGGCGGAACGTTGCTCAATCGCTGCGCGCGATCGATGATCTTTGGCAGCGCCGAGACCGTCAAACAGTACCATGGCAATCCGCGAGTCCAGCCGCATGGGCCCGGTTTTTCTAAAATCCTGATCGGCGATGATGTGGTGGATCAATGGGAGCGGCATTTGGACCTGATGGTCGAGAGCGTCTTTTCCAACAGCGGTCGCAGTTGCATCAACTGCTCCAGCATCTGGGCGTCGCGGCACACGCAGGCCATTGCCCAAGCCCTGGCCGAGCGGCTAGGACCCGTCGATGTGTTACCGCCTCAAGATCCAAACTCCGGCCTAGCCGCCTTTACCAATCCGCCTATGGCCACCGGCACCTGGGCCATGATCCAGCAAGACCTGGCTGAATCTGGCGTAAAGGACCTGACGGCCGGTTTCGGTCCCCGACTGATTGAAAAGGAGCGCTGTGCCTATTTGCGCCCCATGGTGGTGCTAGCGGATAAGGTCGATCGCGGCGTTGTCAGCAAGGAATATATGTTCCCGTTTGTCAGCGTCGTGCAGTGTCCTCAGAAGGATTTCGTCAGCAAGCTCGGTTCGACACTGGTGTGCACCGCACTAACGCAAGACGATCAATTGATCGATCAACTGACGCAAAGCACAGACATTGATCGCTTAAACGTCGGACCCATCCCCACCAATCGGCTCAACTGGCTGCAGCCGCACGAAGGCAATTTGATCGACTTCCTCTTCCGCTCGCGCGCCTACCAAATCCAGCCGCTGGGCTAG